In a genomic window of Amycolatopsis japonica:
- the hisF gene encoding imidazole glycerol phosphate synthase subunit HisF, producing the protein MSVAVRVIPCLDVDAGRVVKGVNFADLRDAGDPVELARLYDAEGADELTFLDVTASSGDRETTFDVVRRTAEQVFIPLTVGGGVRTNDDVNRLLRTGADKVSINTAAIARPEFLREASRRFGAQCVVLSVDARRVPEGTEPTPSGFEVTTHGGRRGTGIDAVEWAARGEELGVGEILLNSMDADGTKNGFDLELLTQVRAAVRVPVIASGGAGALEHFLPAVEAGADAVLAASVFHFGQLKIGEVKGALRAGGVVVR; encoded by the coding sequence ATGTCAGTCGCAGTCAGGGTCATCCCGTGTCTCGACGTCGACGCGGGCCGTGTGGTGAAGGGCGTCAACTTCGCCGACCTGCGCGACGCCGGCGACCCCGTCGAACTCGCCCGCCTGTACGACGCCGAGGGCGCGGACGAGCTCACGTTCCTCGACGTCACGGCCTCCTCCGGGGACCGCGAGACCACCTTCGACGTGGTCCGCCGGACCGCGGAGCAGGTGTTCATCCCGCTCACCGTCGGTGGCGGCGTGCGCACGAACGACGACGTCAACCGGCTGCTGCGCACCGGTGCGGACAAGGTGAGCATCAACACCGCCGCCATCGCCCGGCCGGAGTTCCTGCGCGAGGCGTCCCGCCGGTTCGGCGCGCAGTGCGTCGTGCTGTCGGTGGACGCGCGCCGGGTCCCCGAGGGCACCGAACCGACCCCGTCCGGCTTCGAGGTGACCACCCACGGCGGTCGCCGCGGCACCGGGATCGACGCCGTCGAATGGGCCGCGCGCGGCGAGGAACTCGGTGTCGGCGAGATCCTGCTCAACTCGATGGACGCCGACGGCACGAAGAACGGCTTCGACCTCGAACTCCTCACCCAGGTGCGCGCGGCCGTCCGTGTCCCGGTGATCGCCAGCGGCGGCGCCGGCGCGCTGGAGCATTTCCTGCCCGCCGTCGAAGCGGGCGCGGACGCGGTGCTCGCGGCCAGCGTGTTCCACTTCGGACAGTTGAAGATCGGCGAGGTCAAGGGCGCGCTGCGCGCCGGGGGAGTCGTGGTCCGGTGA
- a CDS encoding anthranilate synthase component I has product MVSAANASPSGLGSVSPSRDEFRALAEGRRVIPVVRRVLADGETPIGVYRKLAADRPGTFLFESAENGASWSRWSFIGVDSPAALTVRDGEAVWTGTPPVGLPTEGDPLTVLRETVAALHTEQLPGMPPLTGGMVGYIGYDAVRWLERLPELAERDLDIPELTMLLATDLAAFDHHEGTVTLIANAVNWDDSAERVDAAYDDAVARLNAMTKQLHVAAPATAAVFDRPAPEFTRRRSKPDFHAAVEKAVEAIKAGEAFQIVPSQRFEIETQADALDVYRVLRTSNPSPYMYLLRLDGFDIVGSSPESLVTVRDGRATTHPIAGTRWRGADPEEDAQLAKDLLADEKERAEHLMLVDLGRNDLGKVCKPGTVRVVDFFDVERYSHVMHIVSTVTGELLDDKTAFDAVTACFPAGTLSGAPKVRAMQLIEELEPTRRALYGGVVGYLDFAGDADTAIAIRTALMKDGTAYVQAGGGVVADSVADYEDNESLNKARTVLSAVAAAQTMIAADELDPAGDRTRV; this is encoded by the coding sequence ATGGTCAGCGCCGCAAACGCCAGCCCCTCGGGGCTCGGCTCGGTCAGCCCTTCGCGCGACGAGTTCCGCGCGCTCGCCGAGGGCCGTCGCGTCATCCCCGTCGTCCGTCGCGTGCTCGCCGACGGTGAGACCCCCATCGGGGTCTACCGCAAGCTCGCCGCCGACCGGCCGGGGACGTTCCTGTTCGAATCGGCGGAGAACGGCGCTTCCTGGAGCCGATGGTCGTTCATCGGCGTCGACAGCCCCGCCGCGCTGACCGTGCGTGACGGCGAGGCCGTGTGGACCGGCACCCCGCCGGTCGGCCTGCCGACCGAGGGCGACCCGCTCACCGTCCTGCGCGAGACCGTCGCCGCGCTCCACACCGAACAGCTGCCCGGGATGCCGCCGCTCACCGGCGGCATGGTCGGCTACATCGGCTACGACGCCGTCCGCTGGCTCGAACGGCTCCCCGAGCTCGCCGAGCGTGACCTCGACATCCCCGAGCTCACCATGCTGCTGGCGACCGACCTGGCCGCCTTCGACCACCACGAGGGCACCGTCACACTGATCGCCAACGCGGTCAACTGGGACGACTCGGCCGAGCGCGTCGACGCCGCGTACGACGACGCCGTCGCGCGCCTGAACGCGATGACCAAGCAGCTGCACGTCGCCGCCCCGGCCACGGCCGCCGTCTTCGACCGTCCCGCGCCCGAATTCACGCGCCGCCGGTCCAAGCCGGACTTCCACGCGGCGGTCGAGAAGGCGGTCGAGGCGATCAAGGCGGGCGAAGCGTTCCAGATCGTGCCGTCGCAACGCTTCGAGATCGAGACCCAGGCCGACGCGCTCGACGTCTACCGCGTGCTGCGCACGTCCAACCCGAGCCCGTACATGTACCTGCTGCGCCTGGACGGCTTCGACATCGTCGGATCCAGCCCGGAGTCGCTGGTCACCGTGCGGGACGGCCGCGCGACCACGCATCCGATCGCGGGCACCCGCTGGCGCGGCGCCGATCCGGAGGAGGACGCGCAGCTGGCCAAGGACCTGCTCGCGGACGAGAAGGAGCGCGCCGAGCACCTCATGCTCGTCGACCTCGGCCGCAACGACCTCGGCAAGGTCTGCAAGCCGGGCACCGTGCGCGTCGTCGACTTCTTCGACGTCGAGCGCTACAGCCACGTCATGCATATCGTCTCCACGGTCACCGGGGAACTTCTCGACGACAAGACGGCTTTCGACGCCGTCACCGCCTGTTTCCCGGCGGGGACGCTCTCGGGCGCGCCGAAGGTCCGCGCGATGCAGCTGATCGAGGAGCTGGAGCCGACCCGCAGGGCGCTCTACGGCGGCGTCGTCGGGTATCTCGACTTCGCCGGGGACGCCGACACCGCGATCGCGATCCGCACCGCGCTGATGAAGGACGGCACCGCGTACGTCCAGGCGGGCGGGGGAGTCGTCGCGGACTCGGTGGCCGACTACGAGGACAACGAGTCGCTCAACAAGGCCCGTACGGTGCTTTCCGCCGTCGCGGCGGCGCAGACGATGATCGCGGCGGACGAGCTCGACCCGGCGGGTGACCGCACTCGTGTCTGA
- the trpA gene encoding tryptophan synthase subunit alpha, which yields MSALDDLFAKTKAEGRGALIGYLPAGFPTVDGSKDLLAAVVDGGADLVEVGVPYSDPVMDGPTIQAASVSALSGGFKLKHLFEVVESVSARGGKAVVMTYWNPVHRYGVDRFARDLAAAGGLGMITPDLIPDEADEWMAASEQHGLDRIFLVAPSSSEERIAKTVAAASGFVYATAVMGVTGARDQVGVHAEDLVERTRAHTELPIGVGIGVRSGEQAAQVAGFADGVIVGSALVTAAASGTDAVRELSAELAAGVRKAVAPA from the coding sequence ATGAGCGCGCTGGACGACCTCTTCGCGAAGACGAAGGCCGAGGGGCGCGGCGCGCTGATCGGTTACCTTCCGGCGGGCTTCCCGACGGTCGACGGGTCCAAGGATCTGCTGGCCGCCGTGGTCGACGGCGGCGCCGACCTGGTCGAGGTGGGCGTGCCCTACTCGGACCCAGTGATGGACGGCCCGACCATCCAGGCCGCGTCGGTGAGCGCGCTCTCCGGCGGCTTCAAACTCAAGCACCTGTTCGAGGTCGTCGAGTCGGTGTCGGCGCGCGGCGGCAAGGCCGTCGTGATGACGTACTGGAACCCGGTGCACCGCTACGGCGTCGACCGTTTCGCGCGGGACCTCGCCGCCGCGGGCGGGCTCGGGATGATCACCCCGGACCTGATCCCGGACGAGGCCGACGAGTGGATGGCCGCCTCCGAGCAGCATGGTCTGGACCGGATCTTCCTGGTCGCGCCGTCCTCCTCGGAGGAGCGGATCGCGAAGACCGTCGCGGCCGCTTCCGGCTTCGTGTACGCCACCGCGGTGATGGGTGTGACGGGTGCTCGCGACCAGGTCGGCGTGCACGCCGAGGATCTGGTCGAGCGGACCCGCGCGCATACGGAACTGCCGATCGGCGTCGGGATCGGCGTCCGGTCCGGCGAGCAGGCGGCGCAGGTCGCGGGCTTCGCGGACGGCGTCATCGTCGGCTCGGCGCTGGTGACGGCCGCGGCGAGCGGCACCGACGCGGTGCGCGAGCTTTCGGCCGAACTGGCCGCGGGGGTACGGAAGGCCGTCGCCCCCGCTTGA
- the trpB gene encoding tryptophan synthase subunit beta, producing MSVEYTETPHGEHDPDGRGYYGPYGGRFMPEALIGVVDEVAAEYDKARTDPDFVNEFRRLLREYAGRPSLLTEAKRFGEHAGGARIFLKREDLNHTGSHKINNVLGQALLTKRMGKKRVIAETGAGQHGVATATACALLDLECIVYMGEVDTERQALNVARMKLLGAEVVPVKTGSRTLKDAINEALRDWVTNADTTHYLFGTAAGPYPFPMMVRNFHKIIGEEARAQILEQAGRLPDAVAACVGGGSNAIGIFHGFIDDTSVRLVGLEPGGEGVEGNRHGATLTKGTPGNLHGAMTYLLQDEDGQTVESHSISAGLDYPGVGPEHAWLKDSGRAEYRPVTDAEAMDAFKLLSRTEGIIPAIESAHALAGALVLGRELGPEGLIIVNLSGRGDKDMDTAAKYFGLVENA from the coding sequence ATGAGCGTGGAGTACACCGAAACGCCGCACGGCGAGCACGACCCTGACGGCCGGGGCTACTACGGCCCGTACGGCGGCCGGTTCATGCCCGAGGCCCTGATCGGCGTCGTCGACGAGGTCGCGGCGGAATACGACAAGGCGAGGACCGACCCGGACTTCGTCAACGAGTTCCGGCGCCTGCTGCGTGAGTACGCCGGTCGCCCGTCGCTGCTCACCGAGGCCAAGCGCTTCGGTGAGCACGCCGGCGGCGCCCGGATCTTCCTCAAACGCGAGGATCTGAACCACACCGGTTCGCACAAGATCAACAACGTGCTCGGCCAGGCGCTGCTCACCAAGCGGATGGGCAAGAAGCGGGTCATCGCCGAGACCGGGGCCGGACAGCACGGCGTGGCCACCGCCACCGCCTGCGCGCTGCTGGACCTGGAATGCATCGTCTACATGGGCGAGGTCGACACCGAGCGGCAGGCGCTGAACGTCGCCCGCATGAAGCTGCTCGGCGCCGAGGTCGTCCCGGTGAAGACCGGTTCGCGCACGCTCAAGGACGCGATCAACGAGGCGCTGCGCGACTGGGTCACCAACGCCGACACCACGCATTACTTGTTCGGCACGGCGGCGGGCCCGTATCCCTTCCCGATGATGGTGCGGAACTTCCACAAGATCATCGGCGAGGAGGCCCGCGCCCAGATCCTGGAGCAGGCTGGACGCCTGCCCGACGCCGTCGCGGCCTGCGTCGGCGGCGGATCGAACGCGATCGGGATCTTCCACGGCTTCATCGACGACACGTCGGTGCGCCTGGTCGGTCTCGAACCGGGTGGCGAAGGTGTCGAGGGCAATCGTCACGGCGCCACGCTGACCAAGGGCACCCCGGGCAACCTGCACGGCGCGATGACGTACCTGCTGCAGGACGAGGACGGCCAGACCGTCGAGTCGCACTCGATCTCCGCGGGGCTGGACTACCCGGGCGTCGGCCCGGAGCACGCGTGGCTCAAGGACAGCGGCCGCGCCGAGTACCGGCCGGTGACCGACGCCGAGGCGATGGACGCGTTCAAGCTGCTTTCGCGCACCGAGGGCATCATCCCGGCGATCGAGTCGGCGCACGCGCTGGCCGGTGCGCTGGTGCTCGGCCGTGAACTCGGCCCCGAGGGGCTGATCATCGTGAACCTGTCCGGTCGCGGCGACAAGGACATGGACACGGCCGCGAAGTACTTCGGCCTGGTGGAGAACGCATGA
- a CDS encoding TetR/AcrR family transcriptional regulator has protein sequence MAGEDTTVRRRGRRPGGQDTRTALIEAARAVFGESGFDGATVRAIATRAGVDAAMVNHWFGSKEGLFAQAILKLPFDPHELLAELQNGPDDEFGRRIVRTFLTRWDGAGGEVFQALVRSVAGHEQAAAVLRGFFQNFFTKVIGGLGSDRVELRTTLCASQLVGMGLVRYVAKFEPMASSEIEPLVTAIAPTVQRYLTGDID, from the coding sequence ATGGCTGGTGAAGACACTACCGTGCGGCGGCGGGGACGGCGGCCCGGCGGACAGGACACCCGGACCGCGCTGATCGAAGCGGCGCGCGCGGTGTTCGGCGAGAGCGGTTTCGACGGCGCGACCGTGCGCGCGATCGCGACGCGGGCCGGGGTCGACGCGGCGATGGTGAACCACTGGTTCGGCAGCAAGGAAGGGCTGTTCGCCCAAGCCATCCTGAAGCTCCCCTTCGACCCGCACGAACTGCTCGCGGAACTCCAGAACGGACCCGACGACGAGTTCGGCCGCCGGATCGTCCGCACCTTCCTCACCCGATGGGACGGCGCTGGCGGCGAGGTGTTCCAGGCCCTCGTCCGCAGCGTCGCCGGACATGAACAGGCCGCAGCCGTGCTGCGCGGTTTCTTCCAGAACTTCTTCACGAAGGTCATCGGCGGACTGGGCTCGGACCGCGTCGAACTGCGGACCACGCTCTGCGCTTCCCAGCTCGTCGGGATGGGGCTGGTGCGCTACGTCGCGAAGTTCGAGCCGATGGCTTCGAGCGAGATCGAGCCGCTGGTGACCGCGATCGCGCCGACCGTACAGCGTTACCTCACCGGCGACATCGACTGA
- the hisI gene encoding phosphoribosyl-AMP cyclohydrolase, which yields MTLDPALSDRLKRNADGLIAAVVVEHSTSDVLMMAWMNDEALERTLTTRRGTYYSRSRKELWVKGETSGHVQHVREVRIDCDGDTVLLRVDQTGPACHTGTHTCFDTDERLLLADESE from the coding sequence ATGACGCTTGACCCCGCCCTCTCGGATCGCTTGAAGCGCAACGCCGACGGGCTCATCGCGGCCGTCGTCGTCGAACACTCCACATCGGACGTGCTGATGATGGCGTGGATGAACGACGAGGCCCTCGAACGCACGCTCACGACCCGGCGGGGGACCTACTACTCGCGCAGCCGCAAGGAACTGTGGGTCAAGGGCGAGACGTCGGGCCACGTCCAGCACGTGCGCGAAGTGCGGATCGACTGCGACGGCGATACCGTCCTGCTGCGCGTCGACCAGACCGGCCCGGCCTGTCACACCGGCACGCACACCTGTTTCGACACCGACGAACGGCTGCTGCTGGCCGACGAGAGCGAGTAA
- a CDS encoding TetR/AcrR family transcriptional regulator, whose product MAQAGRRPGQTETREVILDAARRRFAEQGYDGATVRGIAADAGVNAALLHHFFGTKQRLFAMSMNLPVDPGELVPRILDGPEDEIGERLVRAFLGLWQVPEGRAPFLAMIRSATTNEQVATMMRQFLERAVLARVAEARGVPKVRVAGIAAQMIGFALLRYVIGLPPLAAASEDEIVAMLAPVAQYYLTPDVHRPDTPRG is encoded by the coding sequence ATGGCACAGGCGGGGCGGCGGCCGGGGCAGACCGAGACGCGGGAGGTGATCCTCGACGCGGCACGGCGCAGGTTCGCCGAACAGGGCTACGACGGGGCGACCGTCCGCGGAATCGCGGCCGACGCCGGGGTCAACGCCGCGCTGCTGCACCATTTCTTCGGCACCAAGCAACGGCTCTTCGCCATGTCGATGAACCTGCCGGTCGACCCGGGCGAGCTGGTCCCCCGGATCCTCGATGGCCCCGAGGACGAGATCGGCGAGCGCCTCGTCCGCGCGTTCCTCGGCCTCTGGCAGGTTCCCGAGGGCCGCGCGCCGTTCCTGGCGATGATCCGGTCCGCGACCACCAACGAGCAGGTCGCGACCATGATGCGGCAGTTCCTGGAGCGGGCGGTGCTGGCGCGGGTCGCCGAGGCGCGCGGCGTGCCGAAGGTCCGGGTGGCCGGGATCGCCGCGCAGATGATCGGGTTCGCGCTGCTGCGCTACGTCATCGGGCTCCCGCCGCTGGCCGCCGCCTCGGAGGACGAGATCGTCGCGATGCTGGCGCCGGTCGCGCAGTACTACCTGACCCCCGACGTTCACCGGCCGGACACTCCACGCGGCTAA
- the trpC gene encoding indole-3-glycerol phosphate synthase TrpC yields MSVLEDIVAGVRADLAEREAALPFDELKKRATQVAPPRDVLAALRESGIGVIAEVKRRSPSKGDLAEIPDPAALAKDYADGGARVISVLTEQRRFGGSLADLDAVRAAVDIPVLRKDFIVSPYQVHEARLHGADMVLLIVAALEQNALIALLDRVESLGMTALVEIHNAEEADKALEAGAKVIGVNARNLHTLEVDRDVFSRLAPGLPMDVFKIAESGVRGPGDLMSYAGHGADAVLVGEGLVASGDPKGALVKLVTAGSHPACPRPSR; encoded by the coding sequence GTGAGCGTGCTCGAAGACATCGTCGCCGGCGTCCGTGCCGATCTCGCCGAGCGCGAGGCGGCTCTGCCGTTCGACGAATTGAAGAAGCGCGCGACCCAGGTCGCGCCCCCACGTGACGTCCTCGCGGCCTTGCGCGAGTCCGGTATCGGTGTCATCGCCGAGGTGAAGCGGCGCAGCCCCTCCAAGGGCGATCTGGCCGAGATCCCGGATCCGGCCGCGCTGGCGAAGGACTACGCCGACGGCGGCGCCCGGGTGATCAGCGTGCTGACCGAACAGCGGCGGTTCGGTGGCTCGCTCGCCGACCTCGACGCGGTCCGCGCGGCGGTCGACATCCCGGTGCTGCGCAAGGACTTCATCGTCAGCCCGTACCAGGTGCACGAGGCGCGGCTGCACGGCGCGGACATGGTCCTGCTGATCGTGGCGGCGCTGGAGCAGAACGCCCTGATCGCGTTGCTGGACCGCGTCGAATCCCTCGGGATGACCGCGCTGGTCGAGATCCACAACGCCGAAGAGGCCGACAAGGCGCTCGAAGCCGGCGCGAAGGTGATCGGCGTCAACGCCCGCAACCTGCACACCCTCGAGGTCGACCGGGACGTCTTCTCGCGGCTGGCCCCCGGCCTGCCGATGGACGTCTTCAAGATCGCCGAGTCCGGTGTCCGCGGCCCCGGTGACCTGATGTCCTACGCGGGTCACGGCGCCGACGCCGTCCTCGTGGGCGAAGGGCTCGTTGCTTCGGGAGACCCGAAGGGCGCCCTGGTCAAGCTCGTGACCGCCGGTTCGCACCCCGCTTGCCCGAGGCCTTCTCGATGA
- a CDS encoding Trp biosynthesis-associated membrane protein: MSEVPAKKAKRPLWIAVVGLLLGAVALWGSSQLVWFAEFRDGGVRGTVLYTETGSQRAVALIPLALLALAGTAGLIATGGWPRRVLGVVLAVSGLAAVWIGVAGGSFSGFADGLPVAQMLGARGLAILGGILVTAGGLAAIKGAGRMPRLGAKYSAPGAKKKAAKDPETELWEALSDGEDPTATR; the protein is encoded by the coding sequence GTGTCTGAGGTCCCGGCGAAGAAAGCCAAGCGTCCACTGTGGATCGCCGTGGTGGGCCTGCTGCTGGGCGCGGTCGCGTTGTGGGGTTCCTCGCAGCTCGTGTGGTTCGCGGAGTTCCGCGACGGCGGAGTGCGCGGCACCGTGCTGTACACGGAAACCGGTTCACAGCGCGCGGTTGCGCTGATTCCCCTCGCGTTGCTGGCGCTCGCCGGCACGGCGGGGCTGATCGCCACCGGCGGCTGGCCACGCCGGGTGCTCGGCGTGGTACTCGCCGTGTCCGGCCTCGCCGCGGTGTGGATCGGCGTGGCGGGCGGCTCGTTCAGCGGGTTCGCCGACGGACTGCCCGTCGCCCAGATGCTGGGAGCCCGCGGCCTCGCGATTCTCGGGGGAATTCTCGTGACGGCGGGCGGGTTGGCAGCCATCAAGGGCGCGGGCCGGATGCCGCGCCTCGGCGCTAAGTATTCGGCGCCGGGGGCGAAGAAGAAGGCCGCGAAGGATCCCGAGACCGAGCTGTGGGAGGCGCTGTCCGACGGCGAAGATCCCACCGCGACCCGGTGA
- a CDS encoding glutamine synthetase family protein — translation MVNREALTARATALTGELRARGVELVALTFVDNAGIARVKAVPLRKLPSAAAWGVGASNSFDFFGFDDIITGGEHSLGPVGDLRLHPDLDALTVLAGQPGWAWAPVTKLDQEGEPHPQDPRALLTTAVDRLAARGHRARMSFEIEWVITSADAPDDAKSATAGPAYGYARLSERADYLRALVSTLDQQGVGVEQIHPEYADGQFELSVAAADPVRAADIAVLTKETIRALSHRHGLKASFTPKFAPAGVGNGGHVHLSVWDGARNLFSGGERVFGLTPLAESFSAGILKRLPALHAIGAPSVVSYLRLEPHHWAGVYTAWGLENRETPLRLVRGVAGNRASAANLEVKCFDLTANPYLLAAALLFAGMAGADEEASLPEPLDVDPGVLTEEERAARGVERLPQRLADAVAAFEADKDLAAAFGAPLATTIVDVRRAEIERFADASPEEITEAQRWRH, via the coding sequence ATGGTGAACCGGGAAGCACTGACCGCCCGCGCGACCGCCCTCACCGGGGAACTCCGGGCACGGGGTGTCGAGCTCGTGGCGCTGACCTTCGTGGACAACGCCGGGATAGCGCGGGTCAAGGCGGTGCCGCTGCGGAAGCTGCCGTCGGCGGCCGCGTGGGGTGTTGGCGCTTCGAATTCCTTCGATTTCTTCGGCTTCGACGACATCATCACCGGCGGTGAGCATTCCCTCGGGCCGGTCGGCGACCTGCGGCTGCATCCGGACCTCGACGCGCTGACCGTGCTCGCCGGGCAGCCAGGCTGGGCCTGGGCGCCGGTGACGAAACTCGATCAGGAGGGCGAACCGCATCCGCAGGATCCGCGTGCCCTGCTGACGACGGCGGTGGACCGGCTGGCCGCACGCGGTCACCGCGCGCGGATGAGTTTCGAGATCGAATGGGTGATCACCAGCGCCGACGCCCCCGACGACGCGAAGTCGGCCACGGCGGGCCCGGCCTACGGTTACGCGAGGCTTTCCGAGCGCGCGGACTACCTTCGCGCCCTGGTGTCCACTTTGGACCAACAGGGCGTCGGGGTGGAGCAGATCCATCCCGAGTACGCGGACGGCCAGTTCGAACTATCCGTCGCCGCCGCCGATCCGGTGCGGGCGGCCGACATCGCCGTGCTGACGAAGGAGACGATCCGCGCGCTCAGCCACCGGCACGGGCTCAAGGCGTCCTTCACCCCGAAGTTCGCGCCCGCCGGGGTGGGCAACGGCGGGCACGTGCATCTGAGCGTTTGGGACGGAGCGCGGAATCTTTTTTCGGGCGGGGAAAGGGTTTTCGGGCTGACACCGCTCGCGGAGTCGTTCAGCGCCGGCATCCTGAAACGGCTGCCCGCGCTGCACGCGATCGGGGCGCCTTCGGTGGTCAGCTATCTGCGCCTGGAGCCGCACCATTGGGCGGGGGTGTACACCGCGTGGGGCCTGGAGAACCGGGAGACGCCGCTGCGGCTGGTGCGCGGCGTCGCCGGGAATCGCGCGTCGGCGGCGAATCTCGAGGTCAAATGTTTCGACCTGACCGCGAATCCGTATCTGCTGGCGGCCGCGCTGCTGTTCGCCGGGATGGCCGGTGCCGACGAGGAGGCGTCACTGCCGGAGCCCCTCGACGTCGACCCCGGAGTTCTGACCGAAGAGGAACGCGCCGCCCGCGGGGTCGAGCGCTTGCCTCAGCGGCTGGCGGACGCCGTCGCCGCGTTCGAGGCGGACAAGGACCTGGCGGCCGCGTTCGGCGCTCCGCTGGCGACGACGATCGTGGACGTGCGGCGGGCGGAGATCGAGCGGTTCGCGGACGCGAGCCCGGAGGAGATCACCGAAGCGCAGCGGTGGCGGCACTGA
- a CDS encoding DUF1304 domain-containing protein, with amino-acid sequence MNVVANVLVGIVALIHLYIVVLEMFLWTTPRARASFGTTEEFAKESSALAANQGLYNGFLAAALIWGLIATGSTAWQFKIYGLACVIVAGLYGTATASKKIFFVQVVPGTLALIAVLVAG; translated from the coding sequence GTGAATGTCGTCGCCAACGTGCTGGTCGGCATCGTCGCGCTGATCCATCTGTACATCGTCGTGCTCGAGATGTTCCTGTGGACCACCCCGCGCGCTCGCGCCTCCTTCGGCACCACCGAGGAGTTCGCGAAGGAGAGCTCGGCGCTCGCGGCGAATCAGGGGCTGTACAACGGTTTCCTCGCCGCCGCGCTGATCTGGGGCCTGATCGCGACCGGCAGTACGGCGTGGCAGTTCAAGATCTACGGACTCGCGTGCGTGATCGTGGCCGGGCTCTACGGGACGGCGACGGCGAGCAAGAAGATCTTCTTCGTCCAGGTGGTGCCGGGCACGCTGGCGCTGATCGCGGTGCTGGTCGCGGGCTGA